A window of Cryptomeria japonica chromosome 3, Sugi_1.0, whole genome shotgun sequence contains these coding sequences:
- the LOC131874237 gene encoding uncharacterized protein LOC131874237: MGSRTTRAGSSNWNERLDQILDLLNQQSARMNGLKQEVRRVEEVRQEAPRVEEQPDNQARIEEELAKDLKRIAPPKFDGKTIGDGAEAWVIEMEKYFGLYNMSNETKALWAAYQLSSEAATWWDNEKSERKLQPRDITWELFLQSFRKRWLPQLFFDKKMIEFQNLTQGGMSVTQYWEKFTNLLKYVLQYQMDERFYIRKFILGLRTHIGAEVDIHNPLTMEEVFEKATKQEQKLQQLGNFCKNVNNIPNFGNRNFQRNNNNNNRQIRNLKRGPNTQERGRVNQDGNKRANNNTNARQNLDRGRSGGHSGPRDGCYNCGGSHYASNCLQRTPA; encoded by the coding sequence ATGGGCTCAAGGACCACAAGGGCTGGGTCTAGTAATTGGAATGAAAGGCTGGACCAAATCCTTGATTTACTGAACCAACAGAGTGCCAGAATGAATGGACTCAAGCAAGAGGTTCGAAGGGTCGAAGAAGTCCGACAAGAAGCTCCAAGGGTTGAAGAGCAGCCAGATAACCAAGCAAGGATTGAAGAAGAGCTGGCCAAGGATTTGAAAAGAATAGCCCCACCGAAGTTTGATGGAAAAACTATTGGTGATGGTGCAGAGGCATGGGTGatagaaatggaaaaatattttggtctCTACAACATGTCCAACGAAACCAAGGCACTATGGGCTGCTTATCAGCTTTCTAGCGAAGCTGCTACATGGTGGGATAATGAAAAGTCCGAAAGGAAATTGCAACCAAGAGATATCACTTGGGAATTGTTCTTGCAATCCtttaggaagaggtggcttcctcaGTTATTCTTTGATAAGAAGATGATTGAATTTCAGAACCTAACTCAAGGTGGCATGTCGGTAACTCAATACTGGGAGAAGTTTACCAACCTCCTTAAGTATGTTTTGCAATATCAGATGGATGAGCGATTCTACATCcggaagttcattttgggtttgAGAACCCATATAGGAGCAGAAGTGGATATTCATAATCCACTGACTATGGAAGAGGTATTTGAGAAAGCAACCAAGCAAGAGCAGAAGTTGCAACAGTTGGGGAACTTCTGTAAAAATGTGAATAACATACCGAATTTTGGAAATAGGAACTTCCaaaggaacaacaacaacaacaatcgacAAATAAGAAATCTAAAGAGGGGACCCAACACTCAGGAAAGAGGAAGAGTGAATCAGGATGGTAACAAGAGagcaaacaataacaccaatgctCGACAAAATTTGGATAGAGGAAGGTCAGGTGGCCATTCTGGACCTAGGGATGGGTGTTACAATTGTGGAGGGAGTCATTATGCCTCGAATTGTCTGCAACGCACCCCTGCATAG